The nucleotide window AGATGataacacatttcttttcttgGGATTAAAGGTTTCCACAGTGAACTGTACTTTTAAGATTTGAAAGTGCAAAGGGACTTGATACTTTCCACCTCTGCACTGATTCTGTTACTCCACCTGCTACACATCCAGACCACTTATAATAATCCCATCAGGGCCAAGGTCACTTGAAAACAAAGCACTTCACTGTAAGCAATCAAAGCTTCACCAAGTCACACAATTCAGACATCACCTTACTGCTGCACATCCTGGCTTTCAGTGTCACACTCCAGAGTAGCAAATGGCGCTGTGAGGTATACAGTATAATGACATAAAGAACCCGTGATATAATAAATTCACATGACATTATGGTTTTCAGCAATGTACCTAATGAACTATTGCACTGATGATAGCCTTTGCCTTCAAACACACCGGACACAACCTTTGTGATCAAAATGTTGATTCTGGGGGCCTCATATATGCACAATGTGCTTAGTTTCAATAATTTCTTTGATTGTAAGATGCCTCTTTAAAATGTGCTTATGCGTTTTAAAACGACCACAGCTCATTTTAAATCAGCATTACACTTAACACGTCAAACGTTTGCCAATATTAGATTTAACCACCGATCTCGCTCAATAAAAGCATGTGTGAGAGAGCTCAAAATGTATAAGCTGTCTCTCCCTTTTACAATATTCTATGGACTTCAGACAAGGAAATGCCCTGATACTGCTGTCAAAAACCTGATACAAGCCTAATAAACACTAAGTGTTGGTTTGCACACAACTCCCTCCCTCACTATGGCCAGCAATACCTGCAAGCAAAAGCTCCTACGTCAAGTCCTGTAGTGTGTTCTTTCTATAAATGAGATTCCAGGTTTATTTGAAGTATATtagacaaaatgtgtttttcaccCTTGTAGCTCTCTAGAAACAGAACTGGTACCGCCTTACAAAAAACGGACTATTTACAGCTTACAGTAAAAATAGTGTATGTTACCTGTAGAAGAGCTTTTGTGTTTTGAAGCAGAAATACTGCtgcactgtgtttttgttagtgCTATTATTGCAAAGTGAATAGGGCTAAAATTATGTGTCATTTATGCGTGCAATCTCCAAGAGCACTGCTCTTAAGGAGAGAGGTTCAGCTGATGTcatcagagaagaaaaaagattcaGGATGATGTTGTGAAGAACTGTACAATAACACCACTCCTAATATCCCAGAATTGTGAAAAAAGCCTAAAACTAGATTTACATCTAGTAAAGTCACTGGGCAACTGGAGACATAATGCACGGTCCAACCATCACAAGACCTTCATGTTCTGTAGCATCGGACATTCCTTCCCTGTtgctacacaacacacattttctattttgtgTTAAAACGTATGAGGGCACATCAGTGAGGAATGCAACATTGTGTGGTCAAAAGCACTGAGTCATTACAGATGCAGAGGTGTCCCTGCACCTCTTTTGCTGCCCTTGCAGTGGAGCCATTACACGAATATCTTCAAAAAGTGGAAGTGGTGGGACCAAAAACATGTCCTGATGGGTGAAGACATCAGTTCAGTgttgaaaaaatgaatatacGCCTTCCAGGGAGATCAAATAAATTAACAGTGTTGTCATTTTATCATTAATCCAATCTTTTATCAACATAAACAGATGTCGCATCTCAGTATGTTGTGAAGCAGCTTGGCTTTGAATTAATCTTCTCATAAAGACTGTCCACTCTACACGCCTCCTCTAAGACATCCAAACATATTTGAGTCaccatttgtgtatttgtgataGTTTGATaaaagcagtgtgtttgttCCATCCCTGTCACTGGGCCTGCGTCTCAGGGTTGACTCGATCCTGGAAGATGTACAAGTTGTTAGTGGCTGCTATGGCAATGATATTCTCAGAAGGGTGCCAAGCCATGTGCAGGATTTTCTTGGTAAAGTCCAAGCTATCTACGCCCACATCTCCACGGCGACGTTTGCCGCCAGTGTACACACGGCGGGTCCGCAGCACAGCCCGAGGCTTGCTGCTCTCCCGCCACGCCTCCAGGGTTACACCTCGCCCCGTCTCCCTGTCGAACATCCGAAAGAAGCTGTTGTACGCCCCTGTCATGATCACACTGAGGAGTGAAGACAAAGGGAGAGATATGGATGTAGATGGTAAAGACAGGAGAAGAAAGGACGAAGAAGAGAGAACAAAATTGAAAGCACAAAGACAGTGATTGATTTGATGTCAGCAAAGCTTGTCTCTGGAATTTATTTAAATGGCAGATAATGGCAGAGGTAGAGGATTAAGGGAATCACTGTAAGCAGAAACACAGAGCCACATTCCCCCTACTTTGCTCTTTTACTATCAAATGTACTTAAATGTACTAAGTCTATACTTTATATACCTCCTCAATTGACACTCACCTGTCTGAGCTGTtccaaacacactcaaacttGTCAAAGATGCAGTCATTTTCATAGAGGGAACACAGCTTGCTCCTTAGATACTCATGGACCTGGAGATGATGCAGACAGTCAACCTTAGTTTCTGGGGTAGATTTATTATTAGTTAGAtcagagtttgtttgtttttttctgctggtgTCCATATGTGTAGAATACAGAGCATTTCTGCATTTAACACCAAACATAGCCCACACCAAACCacataaaaaagaatgaaattgaaattgaatttgaaattatttatttattcaatgaaTAAATTAGGCCAATAGAAAAAACCCATTACAATGTCCCAAAATCCAAGATGCTATCTTCAGACTGCTTGTTTTATCAAATTAACAGCCCAAAATAGATTTCAACTGATACTGGATTGTCCTACTTTTACTCTTAGCCGTTAATTTACTATAtgcagaatatatacataaacacgtTTTTTGCAGTGATCCCTCAAATTTGGTTACGAAACACCTGTGACAATGATATGTTATGGGGTcatgatattttacagcaaaatcttcacatttgagaggcagGAACCAGTGAGTTAGTtaaattgttaataaatgtCTGTTGATCAAACAGTCTACttctttactttacttacttcTAGTCTTCTGGACTAAACTTCATATACTGTAAGATTTGTACAGATGATCAGAAAGATGGAATCTAAAAAGACagacactatatatatatatatatacaagcGTCACAGGCTATACAGACTTTGTAGAACTTGGTACTGTAGGTTTAGATGTAATCAGGTAATACATAACAAATTGCTACCTTGTTATCAGCAACCTATTTGCTACCTTACCTGGTACGTCTCCACGGGGCCCTTGTCCATGTTCAGGTCCCACACCTTGGCGGTGAGGTAGTCTCTAGTCAGCAGGTAGCGTCCACTGTGGCTGAACTTGACATCCGACACAGAGGAAATGATCTCTGAGAAGAAGGACCGGCTGCCGGGATCTTCAGGTTCCTCAAATGCTTGACAAAGACAGGAGGAGTTCGGAATTATTTAAGTGAtaatttatgaataaaataataaaacaatcatgaTAAATTATTTTGCTAAATTGTATCAGTGCAAATAAGGTCTCTAATCCCTGCAACATTTGCTCACATTTGGTGTGTTTGTCACAGAGTGCAGAGGCTCTCATGTCACAGAGGCGCAGGGTGcccttgctgctgctgtacacaaacacatggcAGTGCTGAGGGTGGAACTCTGCTGCTGTTATCACCTCCGTCAGGTCCTCCATGTTGGCTGGCTTTATGTCCACAATGTCTGAGAAAAAGGTTGGTCAGGGATCATACACCACACAGATGGCACCACATTGTTGGGAGGTGGCAAACAGAGAATATATGCACTCAGTATGATGATTTGATTACTACAAACATTTTATGCTAGAATATTTTTGAAGGACAAATCCAACATCCTTTTTAGTTTATTCTCAGTTACAGATCAAGGTTTAAAAGCGTCATGCTCACACCCCAACTCACAACCCAAAAAATGCACCCCAGCCAACCCCATGCATCCAcactgtgcttctctctctgttctatTTGTGGTAGTCTTGTGTGGTTCAGTAGAAAGTGTACTGCtgaatgaattatttaaattctTCTTCCATAGATGCGTCTCTGATTTTCTAGGTCAGCTTCCATTTGAATGGGAAATCACCAAATGCACCCCATCCAACAAGCTACAGGCACGGCAGTACACAGCACTCTAATCCAAACATATATCCGAACATAGTCGTGTGCAGTTTACATTAAATATAGATCAAGAATGAATTCAGATGGTATGtgtctactgtatgtatacTTCAAGATGTGGTATTGTGTGCGTGATAGGTATATTTCAAGCCTGCCAAGCCTTTAGATGTAAGGATTTGCTCTTCACAGTAGTAGTTGTTGCTCCATTAAACCACTCACTTTGTtgacactgaatgaaaaaactACCAAATACAAACAATGCACTATGGAATTTAAAGGTAAGTGTTTTCTTATAGAAGCATGCCATATGCATCTAAAATATACCGCTTCAGTGatttacagtaatacacactttctcattcaagggaacAGGAAGGTGTGTCAAAACTTGTGACTGGTGCTGTGCATGTTGGCACACATAACGTGATTGAAATGTTAAAGTCATTCACACTTATATTCAAATTATTTAATTGCTTATAGTTTAAAACATAGATtgattataatgattattttaagatTAAGAAACAATTCAAATGGAAGTAAAATGGTCCCCCAAATATGACTAATGCTTAATGATTAATGCTAACTTTACCTGTAAGAAATGGCTCAATGAAATGCTTTAAAGGTTTTACTTTGTATGTCACCTGCATTCTTCTTTTATTGTGCTTCATTTTTGTTCCCAAAATAAATTCTCCTTTAAGATTATCCGTGTATAATTTACACATTGCTATTGCAGAGTTGCTTGGGATGGCACACAAATACTTTCATAACAGTAAAAAAGATAAGCCCAATGATCCACTTGTATTTAGTGCAGTTCAGGGAATTTCATATCCTGTGGAATCTGAAAAGTCTCTCCGGagagaaattaaattacacacaaaaatcaaaggGGAGCTATAGAGTTACAGAAAGCAGATAATGTTGTTCATAGCAGCTGcagaattaaaaatgaaatcagcaTGGGACAAAGACAGCAAATAGCTGTTGGGAAGGATACTGAAGCTGCGGTCCGTGATGCCCAAGTGCCACATATTGATGCGGAGGTCATCAGCGGACAGGTAGGTC belongs to Scomber scombrus chromosome 2, fScoSco1.1, whole genome shotgun sequence and includes:
- the ppp2r2ca gene encoding protein phosphatase 2, regulatory subunit B, gamma a, whose protein sequence is MGEDAESPKINHTFLRDYVTEADVISTVEFNQTGDLLATGDKGGRVVIFQRETESKGESEEVGETGDSGEYNVYSTFQSHEPDFDYLKSLEIEEKINKIRWLPQQNAAHFLLSTNDKTIKLWKVSERDKRPEGYNLKDEEGRLKDISTITSLQVPVLKPTDLMVEVRPRRVFANGHTYHVNSISVNSDGETYLSADDLRINMWHLGITDRSFNIVDIKPANMEDLTEVITAAEFHPQHCHVFVYSSSKGTLRLCDMRASALCDKHTKSFEEPEDPGSRSFFSEIISSVSDVKFSHSGRYLLTRDYLTAKVWDLNMDKGPVETYQVHEYLRSKLCSLYENDCIFDKFECVWNSSDSVIMTGAYNSFFRMFDRETGRGVTLEAWRESSKPRAVLRTRRVYTGGKRRRGDVGVDSLDFTKKILHMAWHPSENIIAIAATNNLYIFQDRVNPETQAQ